One window of the Carcharodon carcharias isolate sCarCar2 chromosome 26, sCarCar2.pri, whole genome shotgun sequence genome contains the following:
- the lysmd4 gene encoding lysM and putative peptidoglycan-binding domain-containing protein 4: MMRLKDGQTRSFQAPVDVHTSQDGQIYLFGSDAATSGESSDEDKDSIELRPRGRECQWSSVTEEKSNSTVFLVREVVDGDNLNIFALQYGCSVADLKRVNHLIREQDFFALKTIKIPVKKHSLLTEAHEEAKRRQVISANNRTSTFAEGCAAADQGTGENKLSEYFEEIDKDIEKIIQSTDQCKDHLEEVVYCQTPNGVNSAPLSPKDVHHGADWGIRWWNAVVIMLLVGIIVPIFYVVYFKIQETDSAVDPTAPLMTGTTIRPNGTISTTVQSKIATLSNG, encoded by the exons ATGATGAGACTGAAAGATGGGCAGACAAGATCCTTCCAGGCACCTGTAGACGTTCACACTTCACAAGATGGTCAAATTTATCTATTTGGGAGTGACGCAGCAACATCTGGTGAGTCGTCAGACGAAGACAAGGATAGCATTGAACTGCGGCCCAGAGGTCGAGAGTGTCAGTGGTCCAGTGTTACTGAGGAAAAGTCCAACAGTACAGTGTTTCTGGTTCGAGAGGTTGTTGACGGCGACAACCTCAATATTTTTGCTTTGCAATATGGCTGTTCG GTTGCAGATCTCAAAAGAGTGAACCACCTCATCAGAGAGCAAGACTTCTTTGccttaaaaacaataaaaattccTGTGAAAAAGCACAGTTTATTGACAGAAGCACACGAAGAGGCAAAACGGCGACAGGTTATCTCTGCAAATAACAGAACCTCTACGTTTGCAGAGGGCTGTGCTGCAGCGGACCAAGGAACAGGCGAAAATAAGTTAAGCGAATATTTTGAGGAAATTGACAAGGATATCGAGAAAATCATCCAGTCCACAGATCAATGTAAAGATCACTTAGAAGAAGTAGTTTATTGTCAAACACCCAATGGAGTTAATTCAGCCCCGTTATCTCCAAAGGATGTTCATCATGGAGCCGACTGGGGTATTCGGTGGTGGAATGCTGTGGTAATCATGCTTTTAGTGGGCATTATTGTCCCAATATTTTACGTGGTGTACTTCAAAATTCAAGAGACTGATAGTGCTGTGGACCCAACAGCTCCGCTGATGACTGGCACAACAATAAGACCAAATGGCACTATCTCAACTACAGTACAATCCAAAATTGCAACACTTTCaaatgggtga